The sequence GCCGAGGACGCGATTAAGGAATCAGACATCATTTTGGCCTGGGACTGGTCCCTGAAGCCGGTCAAAGATCTGGTAGCCGATAAGGTCATCTTTTTCCAGGTGACCAAAGATTATCTCCAGAAAGAGAAGGATGCCGCTGAAAGAGCGCTCAAAACGGGTGAAACTGTCGCGGTGCTACGGGTCGGGGACCCGTGCGTTTCTTCCAGCCTGGCGCAGGTTCTGGAGGTCTTTAAGGATTTTGATGTCAGGATCGTTCCATCCGCCGGCGCCGCCCAGTTTGCCGCGGCCAAGGCCCAGATATGCCTCGATGAATCCGTCCTGGTGTCCTTCCACGACGGCCGGGAAGAGATCAAGCAGCGAAAACTGGAATTCCTGGTCAACAGCTTCAACATCGGCCGCAACCTACTGATGCTGACCAACGAGACCCAGGTTCCCCGACAGTCCGCCACCTACCTCCTGGAACACGGCTTGCCCGCCGATACCCCGGCGCTGATCTGCGAATATATGACCATGGAAGACGAGACCGTTTACCGGACCACCCTTGGGGAAGTTGCCAATACCGACTACCGGCTGACCTCTGTGCTGGTGGTCAAGAACCCTAACGTCAACCAATGCTGCACCTGATATGAAAGAGACACGGGAAAACCCATCAGTCGAATACTGTCCCTCCGCGGCGCTGACTTATGAGCCCCTGAAGCGCGGGTTGGTCGAGGTGTTCACCGGCGGCGGGAGGGGCAAGACCTCAGCAGGGTTGGGTACGGCGGTCCGGGCTTCTGGCCGCGGCTATCGCGTCTATATCGTCTATTTCATGAACCGGAGCTTTGACTCTGGCGAACAGGAAGTCCTGCACTGCCTGCCCGGCGTCAAGTGGGCGGCTTTCGGGCCGGGACTGGTACGCCACCCGGAGAACCCCCCGCCGGAGATCAAAGAGAAAGCCGGCCAGGCCCTCTCCGCAGCCAGACAGGCCATGCTTTCCGGGGACTATGACGTTATCGTCATGGATGAGATCAATATTGTCGCCGGATGGGGCTGGATCGAAACCGCCGACGTGGTGCAGCTCATCAAGGACAAGCCGGAGAATGTCGAACTCATCCTCACCGGCCGCCTGGCGCCCCAGGAAGTTATCGATGTTGCCGACCTGGTGACCGAGATGGTTAAGGTGAAGCATCCTTATGACCGGGGAATACCGGCGAGACGCGGGATCGAGTACTAGCCCGTCCGACTAACCGGATTCTCATGCGCCACCACCTCGGTAGCATTTTTATCGTCGCGCAACCTTAGAAACACCGGCACC comes from Dehalogenimonas sp. THU2 and encodes:
- the cbiE gene encoding precorrin-6y C5,15-methyltransferase (decarboxylating) subunit CbiE, which encodes MACFFNSRNLHHVRGFYFVGIGPGGSPKWLTHAAEDAIKESDIILAWDWSLKPVKDLVADKVIFFQVTKDYLQKEKDAAERALKTGETVAVLRVGDPCVSSSLAQVLEVFKDFDVRIVPSAGAAQFAAAKAQICLDESVLVSFHDGREEIKQRKLEFLVNSFNIGRNLLMLTNETQVPRQSATYLLEHGLPADTPALICEYMTMEDETVYRTTLGEVANTDYRLTSVLVVKNPNVNQCCT
- a CDS encoding cob(I)yrinic acid a,c-diamide adenosyltransferase, which gives rise to MKETRENPSVEYCPSAALTYEPLKRGLVEVFTGGGRGKTSAGLGTAVRASGRGYRVYIVYFMNRSFDSGEQEVLHCLPGVKWAAFGPGLVRHPENPPPEIKEKAGQALSAARQAMLSGDYDVIVMDEINIVAGWGWIETADVVQLIKDKPENVELILTGRLAPQEVIDVADLVTEMVKVKHPYDRGIPARRGIEY